A section of the Oreochromis aureus strain Israel breed Guangdong linkage group 22, ZZ_aureus, whole genome shotgun sequence genome encodes:
- the LOC116320475 gene encoding serine/threonine-protein kinase Nek1-like, which produces MDKYEKVKKIGEGSFGKAILVKSKDDGHQYVIKEIGISGMSSKERQESRKEVAVLASMSHPNIVQYKESFEEGGCLYIVMDYCEGGDLLKKINSQKGVLFSEEQILDWFVQICLALKHVHDRKILHRDIKSQNIFLTKDGTVQLGDFGIARVLNRTSF; this is translated from the exons ATGGACAAGTACGAAAAGGTGAAGAAAATTGGGGAAGGTTCATTCGGAAAGGCTATCCTGGTCAAATCCAAAGATGATGGACACCAATATGTCATCAAGGAGATTGGCATATCTGGA ATGTCCAGCAAAGAGAGGCAGGAATCTCGAAAGGAAGTTGCTGTTCTTGCCAGCATGAGTCATCCAAACATCGTCCAGTATAAGGAATCTTTTGAAG aggGTGGCTGTCTGTATATTGTGATGGACTACTGCGAGGGTGGAGACCTATTGAAAAAGATCAACTCTCAGAAAGGGGTACTGTTCTCAGAAGAGCAA ATCCTAGATTGGTTTGTGCAGATCTGCCTAGCGCTCAAGCATGTACACGATCGAAAAATTCTCCACAGAGACATAAAATCACAG AACATCTTTTTGACAAAAGATGGAACAGTTCAGCTTGGAGACTTTGGAATTGCAAGGGTGCTGAACAG AACATCTTTTTGA
- the LOC116309453 gene encoding coagulation factor XI-like, whose amino-acid sequence MITHLIFVGLLSLLSSSLSQACNPNILENMDFPGNDITFLYSPDVNHCQLLCTQHPSCLFFTFIRADWTHDDRHFYCYLKSTPSGEPSAQTPVQGATSGFSLKSCSPDPQPCLSEVYQNMDFIGGDYRSLFTGDHKECQRVCTQDPACQFFTFVKENFSNSKVRYKCHLKFSWPVPRTPVIERKAGVTSGFSHKTYQTQHSDKACQRKLFPNTDIPGSDIELLPAASPEHCQTLCSTHPRCTYFTYNRNTFVCYLKENTHEIVTRADIGTSGLPHRSCQLDDNWARVAHEGVHFNGSDIRYELMDDADTCQKTCTDDPHCLFYTYIDETFFDRSYRRRCFLKRVITIPAPPKVIKVTNVVSGFSLKNCP is encoded by the exons ATGATAACACATTTGATCTTCGTTGGTCTACTCTCCCTCCTCAGCTCTTCTTTAAGTCAAG CATGTAATCCAAATATTCTAGAGAACATGGATTTCCCGGGAAATGACATAACATTTCTCTACTCCCCTGATGTTAACCACTGTCAGCTCCTGTGCACCCAGCACCCCTCTTGCCTCTTCTTTACCTTTATTCGTGCTGATTGGACCCATGATGACAG GCACTTCTACTGCTACCTAAAGTCCACTCCCTCTGGAGAGCCCAGTGCCCAGACTCCAGTACAGGGTGCCACTTCTGGTTTCTCTCTAAAATCCTGCAGCCCAGACCCAC AACCTTGCCTGTCTGAGGTGTACCAAAACATGGACTTTATCGGGGGAGACTACAGGTCCTTGTTCACAGGTGACCACAAGGAGTGCCAGCGAGTGTGCACTCAGGACCCTGCGTGTCAGTTCTTCACTTTTGTAAAAGAGAATTTCTCAAATAGTAAAGTCAG GTATAAGTGTCACCTTAAATTCAGTTGGCCTGTACCAAGGACTCCTGTTATTGAAAGAAAAGCTGGTGTAACATCTGGATTCTCCCACAAAACATACCAAACTCAGCACTCTGACAAAG CATGCCAGAGAAAGCTTTTTCCAAACACTGACATCCCAGGAAGTGACATCGAGTTGCTGCCTGCTGCCTCTCCTGAACACTGTCAGACTCTGTGCTCAACTCATCCGCGCTGCACCTACTTCACTTATAACAG gaaTACCTTTGTTTGTTACCTGAAGGAAAACACACATGAAATAGTCACCAGGGCAGATATAGGCACTTCAGGGCTACCACACCGTTCCTGTCAGCTTGATGACA ACTGGGCTAGAGTGGCTCATGAAGGAGTACATTTCAACGGTTCTGACATTCGCTATGAGCTGATGGATGATGCAGACACATGCCAGAAGACATGCACTGACGACCCTCACTGCCTGTTCTACACCTACATTGATGAAACCTTCTTTGATCGCAGTTATCG GCGTCGCTGCTTCCTGAAGCGTGTCATCACCATCCCTGCTCCTCCCAAAGTCATCAAAGTCACCAATGTTGTGTCGGGTTTCTCCCTTAAAAACTGCCCATAG
- the LOC116320473 gene encoding serine/threonine-protein kinase Nek1-like encodes MDKYEKVKKIGEGSFGKAILVKSKDDGHQYVIKEIGISGMSSKERQESRKEVAVLASMSHPNIVQYKESFEEGGCLYIVMDYCEGGDLLKKINSQKGVLFSEEQFHYAGGRPDRKGGDHAGGEVGVAEGV; translated from the exons ATGGACAAGTACGAAAAGGTGAAGAAAATTGGGGAAGGTTCATTCGGAAAGGCTATCCTGGTCAAATCCAAAGATGATGGACACCAATATGTCATCAAGGAGATTGGCATATCTGGA ATGTCCAGCAAAGAGAGGCAGGAATCTCGAAAGGAAGTTGCTGTTCTTGCCAGCATGAGTCATCCAAACATCGTCCAGTATAAGGAATCTTTTGAAG agGGTGGCTGTCTGTATATTGTGATGGACTACTGCGAGGGTGGAGACCTATTGAAAAAGATCAACTCTCAGAAAGGGGTACTGTTCTCAGAAGAGCAA TTTCACTACGCAGGTGGGAGACCCGACCGGAAAGGAGGTGACCACGCCGGAGGTGAAGTGGGTGTGGCTGAAGGTGTATAA
- the LOC120435957 gene encoding uncharacterized protein LOC120435957 isoform X2: protein MMEKTLALRRQEVVREAPMIADFKMRWPALFHVCEVSAEFKRITTIHLQSKFFSQLDSYSANLMKIYAKKGGIQGRKINTIMAPATQTAAVEVRRECILKGVCVYLNEDPEKLVKDYLPEPLSYILYIFSIVCFCFFSSL, encoded by the exons ATGATGGAGAAGACCTTAGCTCTCAGAAGGCAAGAGGTGGTACGTGAAGCACCGATGATCGCTGATTTCAAAATGAGGTGGCCAGCTCTCTTCCATGTGTGTGAG GTGAGTGCAGAATTCAAGAGGATTACAACAATCCATTTGCAGTCCAAGTTCTTCTCCCAGCTGGATAGTTATTCGGCAAACCTTATGAAGATATATGCCAAGAAGGGTGGAATACAAGGGCGAAAAATTAATACCATCATGGCACCTGCAACCCAG ACTGCTGCTGTTGAAGTCAGAAGAGAATGCATCCTCAAAGGTGTTTGCGTGTACCTGAATGAAGATCCAGAGAAGCTGGTGAAGGATTACCTG CCAGAGCCACTTTCATATATCCTGTACATATTTTCCATtgtatgtttttgctttttttcttctttgtga